The genomic region TTTTGTCTTCCAACATATTTGTTTACACATTGCTGTTTGTTCCAAACTTTGCCTGGAAACATGGACGCCTACTCAAGATTCTTGCTGTTCTCCTGTATCATGTGAATTCCAGCATTAGGAGGTTCTCAAttgtaataaaattattcttttcttactaGGCAAGTGAGATACTGTCTTCGTTTGATGATCGCCTCCGACGATATGCAATTAAGCAGTTAACAAAGGTGAGAGATAGTTGATTGATGCAAACATGAGTTTGTCTTTCCTATTTCTATTAAAGGAATTTCAATATCTCTTCATGTGTAGAACAGaggattttcttattttattttgcgctctggatttttttcatatttaattaagtagTTTTTCTCAGTCAGGGGTTCGTCTAGTTCGTGGGATTGTCAAGGATGTTAAACCTCAAAATCTAATTCTTAGTGATGGTTCAGAGGTTCCTTATGGATTGCTAGTGTGGTCAACAGGTGTTGGTCCTTCTCCTTTTGTAAACTCTCTGGGACTTCCAAAATCTCCAGGTGGAAGGTAAGATAGATTTGCAGAGCGACTTCTttgttctaaaatttttcatgaagattCTCTTGATGTCATGGTAGTATGCACCTTATAAAAGCTTCTAACtgacataaaaatttaaagcaCGGTACtggaaaattttcttaaaatggATGAATATAAATTTTGGACTTCAGCTGGTTCCCCTCTGATATTGAGGAAGGAATGTAAATTGATTCGATTTCATGCCAGTTGATTAGATGCCCTGCCCTGTGTCATAAGTGCATTATCTTTGAATTTACCTGCACTAATATCCTGCTTTGTGAAGCTTACTTTATTATggggttgattttaattttatgactTATTCCTTGTTGCTAACAGGATTGGTATTGATGAGTGGCTTCGAGTTCCTTCTGTGCAAGATGTGTTTTCAATTGGTGACTGCAGTGGGTTTCTGGAGAGTACTGGTAAACCTGTGCTTCCAGCTTTAGCTCAGGTAAGCTAGGAAGAGGTCTGACCTTTTTAGAGCTCTCCTTCAATTCTTTTTGTGCTTGTAAAGCTCTCTGGTGGAAATTGGACTTATTTGTCCAACAAGAGTTACCTGCCTGTGTTACTTCATGAACTCATTGCACTGACTAAGTAAATCAAAGTCTACCTACGTTTAAGTTTTTGTATCTTGAAAGGGGTCATATCTTGAAGGGGACAGAATTGAGTCTTCTTAATGATGTTTTATTTAAGCTGCTCTTTCCATCCAAAATAGGGGTACAATACAAAGCTGTGTAGCCTATTGGATGTCAAGGACTATGGTGGACTTCCTATACTATCTTTTTAGAACATCTGTACTCTTTATTCCTTCAAGGTTGTGGGTATCTTTTGTTGCTTCAAAAACTGTGGTGGAAATGTTTCTCTCTTGGACAGGTTGCTGAGAGACAAGGAAAGTATCTGGCGAACCTATTGAATAATATCAGTAAAGCTGGTGGAGGACATGCTAATAGTGCCAAGAACATAGACTTTGGAGATCCATTTGAGTACAAGCATCTGGGAAGCATGGCGACTGTTGGCAGATTCAAGGCTCTTGTTGATCTGAGACAGAGCAAGGTGAACGCTCATTCATTTTTAACCTATCACTTTTGAGCTAGTAATATTGATGACTTATGAGCCGTCTTTGATATTTCCTGTAGGAGGCAAAAGGGATATCTCTAGCAGGATTCGTCAGCTGGTTTATATGGCGTTCAGCATATCTAACGCGTGTTGTTAGCTGGAGGAACAGATTCTATGTTGCTATTAACTGGCTGACAACTTTTGTGTTTGGTCGTGACATAAGCAGAATATAGATTTGAAGAGAGGTCAATGCCAGGTTTAAGATCTGAATCCCCTATTTCTCtcaattctttttgtttcttcataTGCTTTTCTGTACCTTTTGATTGCATGGATGATCGGATTACAGGGCATATTATGAATTTATAGTAGTACCAAGTTTTAATTGGGTGtctaatttgtaatttttactAAAGGTTAGCGGCTTGGAAAGTTCCTCTGGTGTTCATCGGAGAATGGGATTATCAATGTTGCAAGATCTCTAGTTGTTGCTCTGCCGTGTGAGCCTCCACTCCAAAAAAGGAATCCAATTCAATAATAACACTATTGATGCTATTGACTAAAGCATATCATCCCAAAAGTACCTAAATTTCCCTTTGGCTAGTTTTTTGCTGTTCTTTATGCATTTTGTGTACACAGAATTAAGTGATATATTAAATCCACGGCAGTGTAGACTGAACTATATAAATAAAGATCATTGAGTTACAATAGATGCTCTATCTCATGCTTACATGTAGGCATCTCCACCATATGTTGAAGGTGGTTGCTAATACCTTCTCATATCATCAATCTTTAGGACAGCTTCGTTGCTGAAAATTTAACATTTGATATGCCAATTTACGCGGACAAAGTAGCAAAAGATTGGAATACCAGTAAAATGAAACCGAAACATGCTTGCGGATTTTGTACTCTCACAGAGCCTTGGCTCGACAGTAAGGTGTTCATATATAAATCACCAAGTAAACAGCCGACCCATGCATACCTAGAAACAAGTCATTAGACACACTGCAATGCAGGAAAAAAGAAGCACCACGAGAGAGGCACAAAGCTAGGTGCCAATGACTAAATGATTATAGAGGATCGTACgtagaaaattttcattggGTACTGGAAAATTATAAGTATTGACGTTTGCAACTGACATCGTTTCTAAAGTGGCGAGATAAGTGAAAATGGAAGCTCCATACAGAGTATATAAACCCTGCTCCCATTTCTTTTAGATATTTTCGCTACAGCAATCTAAGAACTAATCGTAGACAACCTCGAGCCTGGGACAATTCTGCTTACTTTCAAACTAAAAGCTCATATGTCCAGCCTATGAGCTAAGGCCACACTACTCCAACGTTGTCAGTTACTGTTGATTTCGCCAACGTTTTGCTGACAAGATCTTTTAGCTCGATCTCACCTGGAAACCTTCCCTCCTCCAGTTTAGAGAAAACCTATAATTTGCAGAAGTGAAAAGGTAAGTAAGCGAATGGAAACATGAATTCCTGAATTAAGagttaatgaaaagaaaagaaaaagctttcaACACTCCTCACGTACTTATGTCAGGGACAAATAAAAAACAGATGAGAAATGAACGTAACTTTATTATAATACCAAAACTCAATCTAAGGTTTTCCAAGCAGCTAAATGAAACTCCATGAATCAATAAGCAATAACAATCTGTAAGTACGCATTCTCCAATGCTTGCAagtattaattaagtttgggCTCTCGAATGCCGGGAAATAAACAAGGAAGAGACTAAGATGGAAGCAAAATCATGGACTGTTTCATAAATCTTGGAAGCTCCTAACATTGGTTCGTGATCTTGTTCAAGGTTGAAAACATCTAGTTACGTATCATGACAGTGGAAACCTTTATATGTATCATCAATCAAGAATCTGTCAAGGATTTTCACTAATCTCACCATATTAAATTCCTGACAAGCAGAAGAAATTCAAGCCAAATCATCTAAAACCAGACATAAGATAGTAGAAAGGTCACTTTACCAGTTCATCATTGCAGTAAACCTCGAAAGCCCCTGAGCTTTGCAGAAAAGACTGCAATACATTCCCAAGAAGCCAAGCACTTGCAATGGACCCAAATCTATTTGCACGCAAAGAATAATACCATGGCGGTGGTGTCATAATCCCAATCATAGGAAAAATATGTTCACCTGCCATTATAATCCCTATAACTCCAAACTGAAAAACTGGAACCACTTTCGAAAGCAAACGTTTTGGCAATGGTGGTGGATAGTTAGCGAGGATTACATCAATTCCAGGAAACTGGGTTTCTAACATTTTCTTCATTGTCACCGCGGTTCCCCTGCAAAATTTCGTCGTTTActttttaattcttcaaatACAGTATCTACGTTGTACCAAGGAAAAGGCAagtatgaaaaataaatatgaaatggAACCTGTAAGAGCAAGAAGCGCAAAAGTTGATATTCACGGTGCTGCCATAACCGATTCCTCCAAGAGCGCTGGGTTTCTATAAAGGTAataaaaggagagaaaaaaaattagataaattaaagaagaagTTTACTAAAACAATTGATCAATGGCTAAAATTACCCGTAGAGGAATATCTAGGGTTTCATCGATGAGTGGAGGTTTGGGTTGActgtggtggtggtggtgggaCGGCGGTTTGGGCGGCGGAGGAGTGAAGAGGCTGAAGAGATCGGAGACGAAGAGGACGAGAGGCAATCCTAGGAGAAGGAGCTGGGCTCGATCCATGGCGGAGATGCGAAAGCCAACGAAAGATTGGGAACTTGGGGAAGTTCGAGAGTGGAGGAACgattaaaaaatgtttttgggCAAGTCAAATTAACTAACAACCTGTTTGGGTGATTGGATAACTCTACGCGGATCAAAGATGGAGCAAACCCGAAAAAATCTGAAACGGGTGGGATCGGAGTACGTTGCGTTGTTTCTGGAAAGTTGACTTAAACGTTCGTAGAGTTCGGTACAGagctttctttaattttttaactttctttcttttatcttttagtCACAACTCAGAGTCAAGCTTCCTTGCGTTTGCCTAAAATGTACTTATTAAAACAACTTGGTATTTGAGAAACGAGTCAAACCAATTGTCCAAGGGGTTTGCATAACGATAGGAGTGGGAATGGTAAGTataatattagatttttttttattctgttTTTTTTAAGCTAAATAAGTTGAAGTTACCGAGCTATCCCTCCTACTTCTAGATTTACTTTGTCATGAAGCAATAGCATTGAATTATGTTATTAATCTTCAATctaaattcataaaacacaataattagataaatttataaaatccccCACCCGCACCCAATATTTAACtctaatataaaaaaaattacagacttaaataaattttaaattatttaaaaatttcaagaatatttttatttttcgatatgattaataattttttttaaattaaataattttttataatttaaaaaatttaatcatcattaattaaaataatattgatcattttatattaacattatattaatgtgaaaaaataaaaaaatcacataATTGTACCTATCATGTTATATTA from Theobroma cacao cultivar B97-61/B2 chromosome 9, Criollo_cocoa_genome_V2, whole genome shotgun sequence harbors:
- the LOC18590477 gene encoding selT-like protein, with the translated sequence MDRAQLLLLGLPLVLFVSDLFSLFTPPPPKPPSHHHHHSQPKPPLIDETLDIPLRKPSALGGIGYGSTVNINFCASCSYRGTAVTMKKMLETQFPGIDVILANYPPPLPKRLLSKVVPVFQFGVIGIIMAGEHIFPMIGIMTPPPWYYSLRANRFGSIASAWLLGNVLQSFLQSSGAFEVYCNDELVFSKLEEGRFPGEIELKDLVSKTLAKSTVTDNVGVVWP